The following are encoded in a window of Armatimonadota bacterium genomic DNA:
- a CDS encoding anion permease, with protein MVLGIIQAARLTPPSPFARAMLVGTSQAAIMAGIGLVTAAGGAAYVEEELRRLGPLSSSERKMLAVYGLIFTLWIFGPRWGITTSQAGTLGMLLLLLPGPRVLTWERALAAIRWNVIILFAVSLALANALDRSGAGRWLTDATLGLLHRPSPILLVLVLAPLVILIRVGFVNNLGMIAAALPLAFMLARGWGLNPVWVGMVIVLTAGPGFLLPTQTPTGMITLGTEYYAIGDYLRSGVLASLVLLLLTWLAALLYWPLLGYRP; from the coding sequence GTGGTGCTGGGCATCATCCAGGCCGCCCGGCTCACCCCGCCGTCCCCCTTCGCCAGGGCCATGCTGGTCGGCACCTCCCAGGCGGCGATCATGGCAGGGATCGGGTTGGTGACTGCGGCCGGCGGCGCCGCCTACGTGGAGGAGGAGCTGCGCCGCCTGGGGCCGCTCTCTTCCAGCGAGCGGAAGATGCTCGCGGTCTACGGGCTGATCTTCACCCTGTGGATCTTTGGACCGCGCTGGGGCATCACCACCTCCCAGGCCGGGACGCTGGGGATGCTGCTGCTCCTCCTGCCGGGCCCGCGCGTGCTGACCTGGGAACGGGCCCTGGCAGCCATCCGCTGGAACGTGATCATCCTCTTCGCAGTCTCCCTGGCGCTGGCTAACGCCCTGGATCGCTCCGGTGCAGGGCGGTGGCTGACGGACGCCACCCTGGGTCTGCTGCACCGCCCCTCGCCGATACTCCTGGTGCTGGTCCTGGCGCCGCTGGTCATCCTCATCCGCGTCGGCTTCGTGAACAACCTGGGGATGATCGCCGCCGCCCTCCCGCTGGCCTTCATGCTGGCCCGTGGTTGGGGCCTGAATCCGGTGTGGGTGGGGATGGTGATAGTGCTCACCGCAGGGCCCGGGTTCCTGCTGCCCACGCAGACACCTACGGGGATGATCACCCTGGGCACCGAGTACTACGCTATCGGCGATTACCTGCGCTCGGGCGTGCTGGCGTCCCTGGTCCTGCTGCTTCTCACCTGGCTGGCGGCGCTGCTGTACTGGCCGCTGCTGGGCTATCGCCCGTAG
- a CDS encoding carbon monoxide dehydrogenase subunit G has protein sequence MKVEGEYSVAAPRERVWALLNDPGVLRRATPGAKELAPIGQDTYRAVLELVVGPVRGTFEGTITITDKVPPERVTMLVEGSGRAGTVKARGDVELVARDGGTLVRYTGDAQVTGVLMSVGHRLFGGVAREMAGKFFGALAREIERTAAG, from the coding sequence ATGAAGGTCGAAGGGGAGTACAGCGTGGCCGCCCCGCGGGAGCGGGTGTGGGCACTGCTTAACGATCCCGGGGTGCTGCGGCGGGCCACTCCGGGGGCCAAGGAGCTGGCACCGATCGGCCAGGATACCTACCGCGCTGTGCTGGAGCTGGTTGTGGGCCCGGTGCGTGGTACCTTCGAGGGCACCATCACCATTACCGATAAGGTCCCCCCCGAACGGGTGACCATGCTGGTGGAGGGGAGCGGTCGCGCGGGGACGGTCAAAGCCCGTGGTGACGTGGAGCTGGTGGCCCGGGATGGCGGCACGCTGGTCCGCTACACCGGAGACGCTCAGGTGACCGGTGTGCTGATGAGCGTGGGACACCGCCTCTTTGGCGGCGTGGCCCGGGAGATGGCCGGGAAGTTCTTCGGTGCCCTGGCCCGCGAGATCGAGCGGACCGCCGCGGGCTGA
- a CDS encoding (2Fe-2S)-binding protein, producing the protein MAQVMHSALSPVPITVTVNGTTYHHAVEPRMLLVYYLREGLGLVGTHIGCDTTSCGACTVLLNGLAVKSCTVLAAQADGAEILTVEGLARNGQLHPIQEAFWLEHGLQCGFCTPGMMLTALQVLQRNPDPSDPEIRRGLEGNLCRCTGYQHIVKAVRRAAREMRFPSSPARAD; encoded by the coding sequence ATGGCCCAGGTTATGCACTCTGCGCTCTCCCCTGTGCCCATCACGGTGACGGTCAACGGCACCACCTACCATCACGCGGTGGAGCCGCGGATGCTGCTGGTCTACTACCTGCGGGAGGGCCTGGGGCTTGTGGGCACCCACATCGGCTGTGACACCACTTCCTGCGGCGCCTGTACCGTGCTCCTGAACGGCCTGGCCGTGAAGTCCTGTACGGTGCTGGCGGCGCAGGCCGACGGCGCAGAGATTCTCACCGTGGAGGGACTGGCGCGCAACGGCCAGCTCCACCCCATCCAGGAGGCCTTCTGGCTGGAGCACGGGTTGCAGTGCGGGTTCTGCACTCCGGGGATGATGCTGACGGCCCTGCAGGTCCTGCAGCGGAACCCCGACCCGAGCGACCCGGAGATCCGCCGCGGCCTGGAGGGCAACCTCTGCCGCTGCACCGGCTACCAGCACATCGTCAAGGCCGTGCGCCGCGCCGCCCGGGAGATGCGGTTTCCTTCCTCGCCCGCCAGGGCGGACTGA
- a CDS encoding MoxR family ATPase: MLGGERYVADREIATAIYLSMSLRKPLLIEGAAGVGKTEVAKVMARALGTDLIRLQCYEGLDATTALYEWNYQKQLLHIRLTEASDRSVEQREQEIFSEAFLLRRPLLEAITRESPPVLLVDEVDRADSEFEAFLLEVLSDFQVTIPEIGTIRARTTPYVVLTSNRTRELGDALRRRCLYLWIDYPSFEKELQIVLNKVPGINADLAAQVAAFLQLVRQAKLDKTPGIAETIDWGAALMALHRDHLDRETIEETLGVLFKSQEDARLVRTQWLDLWVRGLERLRAEGRPWSQALVERVAAEGALRR; the protein is encoded by the coding sequence ATGCTTGGCGGCGAGAGGTACGTCGCCGACCGGGAGATCGCCACCGCTATCTACCTCTCCATGTCCCTGCGCAAGCCGCTGCTCATCGAGGGGGCGGCGGGGGTGGGCAAGACCGAGGTGGCCAAGGTAATGGCCCGGGCGCTGGGCACCGACCTGATCCGGCTGCAGTGCTACGAGGGGCTGGACGCCACCACGGCGCTGTACGAGTGGAACTACCAGAAACAGCTGCTGCACATCCGCCTGACCGAGGCCAGCGACCGCTCCGTGGAGCAGCGGGAGCAGGAGATCTTCAGCGAAGCCTTCCTCCTGCGGCGGCCCCTGCTGGAGGCGATCACCCGGGAGAGCCCGCCCGTGCTTCTGGTGGACGAGGTGGACCGGGCGGACAGCGAGTTTGAGGCGTTCCTGCTGGAGGTCCTGTCGGACTTCCAGGTGACCATCCCGGAGATCGGCACCATCCGAGCTCGGACCACGCCCTACGTGGTGCTCACCAGCAACCGTACCCGGGAGCTGGGAGACGCGTTGCGGCGGCGCTGCCTCTACCTGTGGATCGACTACCCCTCCTTCGAGAAGGAGCTGCAGATCGTTCTGAACAAGGTGCCGGGGATCAACGCCGACCTGGCCGCGCAGGTGGCTGCCTTCCTGCAGCTGGTGCGGCAGGCGAAGCTGGATAAGACCCCCGGGATCGCCGAGACCATCGACTGGGGAGCGGCGCTGATGGCCCTGCACCGCGACCACCTGGACCGCGAGACCATTGAGGAGACGCTGGGGGTGCTGTTCAAGAGCCAGGAGGACGCGCGCCTGGTGCGCACGCAGTGGCTCGACCTGTGGGTGCGCGGGCTGGAGCGCCTGCGAGCGGAGGGGCGGCCATGGAGCCAGGCGCTGGTGGAGCGTGTGGCCGCCGAGGGGGCCCTGCGGCGGTGA
- a CDS encoding VWA domain-containing protein → MVTRSGSLAANVVAFTRLLRQRGLPAGPREASDALRALAAVDLLDRREVYLTLRSVLVERREHFQEFDQAFRAFWCAPEEERPEVVPPPDGTVPEGPAEAERVLREWLQAEDEEQAEGEETRETPGYSPAEVLTRKDFSALSSDELEEMTALVVHLARRVATRMSRRMRAMRRGHLLDVRRTVRRSLRRGGEIMELLRRRRRIQKTQVVLLCDVSGSMDLYSRFLVQFIYALQHAVSRVETFVFSTSLTRVTPALSDAELSRALDRVARTVPNWSGGTKIGYSLRQFLDQYGPRLLGERTVVVIISDGWDTGEVEVLEAAMRQLNRQSARVIWLNPLLGGAGYEPLCQGMRAALPHVDVFAPAHNLESLRRLERHLALPR, encoded by the coding sequence ATGGTGACACGCTCGGGCAGCCTGGCCGCCAACGTGGTGGCGTTCACTCGCCTGTTGCGCCAGCGCGGGCTGCCCGCAGGCCCACGGGAGGCCAGCGACGCCCTGCGGGCGCTGGCAGCGGTGGACCTGCTGGACCGTCGCGAGGTCTACCTCACCCTGCGCTCGGTGCTGGTAGAGCGGCGGGAGCACTTCCAGGAGTTCGACCAAGCGTTTCGCGCCTTCTGGTGTGCCCCGGAGGAGGAACGCCCGGAGGTGGTGCCGCCGCCCGACGGCACCGTCCCCGAGGGCCCCGCCGAGGCGGAGCGGGTCCTGCGGGAGTGGCTGCAGGCGGAGGACGAGGAGCAGGCGGAAGGGGAGGAGACCCGGGAGACGCCCGGATACAGCCCCGCGGAGGTGCTGACGCGAAAGGACTTTTCCGCCCTCTCCAGCGACGAGCTGGAAGAGATGACCGCCCTGGTGGTCCACCTGGCGCGGCGGGTGGCCACGCGGATGAGCCGGCGCATGCGGGCGATGCGTCGCGGCCACCTGCTGGACGTGCGGCGCACGGTGCGCCGCAGCCTGCGTCGCGGAGGGGAGATCATGGAGCTGTTGCGGCGGCGGCGGCGCATCCAGAAGACCCAGGTGGTGTTGCTCTGTGACGTCAGCGGCTCCATGGATCTTTACAGCCGCTTTCTGGTCCAGTTCATCTACGCCCTGCAGCACGCCGTCAGCAGGGTGGAGACCTTCGTCTTCAGTACCTCCCTGACCCGGGTCACCCCCGCCCTCTCTGATGCGGAGCTTAGCCGCGCCCTGGACCGGGTGGCCCGCACGGTGCCCAACTGGTCGGGCGGGACCAAGATCGGGTACTCCCTGCGCCAGTTCCTGGACCAGTACGGGCCGCGTCTGCTGGGGGAGCGCACGGTGGTCGTCATCATCAGCGACGGCTGGGATACTGGTGAGGTAGAGGTCCTGGAAGCGGCCATGCGCCAGCTCAATCGTCAGAGCGCCCGGGTGATCTGGCTGAACCCGCTGCTGGGGGGAGCGGGCTACGAGCCGCTGTGCCAGGGCATGCGCGCCGCGCTACCGCATGTGGACGTCTTCGCGCCGGCGCACAACCTGGAGAGCCTGCGCCGCCTGGAGCGGCACCTGGCCCTGCCACGGTGA
- a CDS encoding XdhC family protein yields the protein MTRELQDILQAVEAGQARGEPMALATVVAVSGSTYRREGARLLIYAGGRTVGNISGGCLEGDIAVVAEEVLRDGRPRLATYDLTADDDLVWGLGLGCNGKLEVFVEPVNPEQAEPLLAPLQAVLNEERPVVLAVVLRGTEELPAGTRRVLDPRTAGAGPPAALEGEGAPPTDAEGRLARVMEAALHEGRSRRVSLATASGELDVFLEVLRPPVRLVVVGAGHDAIPLVAQGVALGWRVLVVDRREAYLTSQRFPGATFLHAPFAQAGAEVPLDERTAVVVMTHNYLHDRDFLRTLLARPGPFPFYLGVLGPRARTERMLRELAAEGIVPSPELAARLYAPIGLDVGSESPEEIALAVVAEIMAVERARRAGFLRDRPGPIHAPLGADLPHAAR from the coding sequence ATGACCCGGGAGCTACAGGACATCCTGCAGGCGGTGGAGGCGGGGCAGGCCCGGGGCGAGCCTATGGCCCTGGCCACCGTGGTGGCAGTCTCCGGCTCCACCTACCGCCGCGAAGGGGCGAGACTGTTGATCTACGCCGGCGGGCGGACGGTGGGCAACATCAGCGGGGGGTGTCTGGAAGGCGACATCGCGGTGGTGGCTGAGGAGGTGCTGCGCGACGGCCGGCCGCGGCTGGCCACCTACGACCTGACGGCGGACGACGACCTGGTCTGGGGGCTGGGGCTGGGGTGCAATGGTAAGTTGGAGGTCTTCGTGGAGCCCGTGAACCCCGAGCAGGCGGAGCCGCTGCTGGCCCCGCTGCAGGCGGTTCTGAACGAGGAGCGCCCCGTGGTCCTGGCCGTCGTTCTGCGAGGGACGGAGGAGCTCCCCGCGGGCACGCGGCGCGTCTTGGATCCGCGGACCGCCGGCGCAGGACCCCCTGCGGCCCTGGAGGGTGAGGGCGCGCCGCCGACGGATGCAGAAGGCCGGCTGGCTCGGGTCATGGAGGCTGCCCTGCATGAAGGCCGCAGCCGGCGGGTGAGCCTGGCCACCGCGTCGGGAGAGCTGGACGTCTTCCTGGAGGTGCTGCGGCCACCGGTCCGCCTGGTGGTGGTCGGCGCGGGGCACGATGCCATCCCCCTAGTGGCCCAGGGAGTGGCCCTGGGGTGGCGCGTGCTGGTGGTGGACAGGCGGGAGGCCTACCTGACCTCGCAGCGGTTCCCCGGCGCCACCTTCCTGCACGCGCCGTTTGCGCAGGCGGGAGCGGAGGTGCCCCTGGACGAGCGCACCGCGGTGGTGGTCATGACCCACAATTACCTGCACGACCGGGACTTCCTGCGCACGCTGCTCGCCCGGCCGGGACCGTTCCCCTTCTACCTGGGCGTGCTCGGTCCGCGGGCACGCACGGAGCGGATGTTGCGCGAACTGGCCGCGGAGGGCATCGTCCCTTCCCCGGAGCTTGCGGCGCGGCTCTACGCGCCCATCGGCCTGGACGTGGGCAGCGAAAGTCCGGAAGAGATCGCCCTGGCTGTCGTCGCCGAGATCATGGCTGTGGAGCGCGCGCGGCGCGCGGGATTCCTCCGTGACCGCCCGGGGCCGATCCACGCACCCCTGGGAGCCGACCTGCCGCATGCGGCCAGGTAG
- a CDS encoding nucleotidyltransferase family protein, producing MSPSGDEGPFVSALVLAAGPSSRMGRPKLVLPVDGVPMLRRVVDAALHSRCRETVVVLGAHQEVYRPLLAGAAVRLVENPEFAHGLATSIRAGVAALAPESRAVVILLADQPRITSAVIDRLIDAYVTEGKRIVASAYGGVVGVPVLFDSALYLELLILEGDAGARSVIERYPQHGVAITLEDGWQDVDTPEDLARLAGGK from the coding sequence GTGAGTCCCTCTGGGGACGAGGGTCCCTTCGTCTCTGCCCTGGTTCTGGCGGCCGGGCCGAGCAGCCGCATGGGGCGTCCCAAGCTCGTCCTGCCGGTGGATGGCGTGCCCATGCTGCGCCGGGTCGTGGACGCGGCGCTGCACTCGCGGTGCCGGGAGACGGTGGTGGTGCTGGGGGCGCACCAGGAGGTCTACCGCCCGCTGCTGGCGGGGGCGGCGGTGCGTCTGGTGGAGAACCCGGAGTTCGCCCACGGCCTGGCCACCTCCATCCGCGCCGGCGTCGCGGCACTTGCGCCGGAGAGCCGGGCGGTGGTCATTCTGCTGGCCGACCAGCCGCGTATCACCAGCGCCGTCATCGACCGCCTGATCGACGCGTATGTCACTGAGGGGAAGCGCATCGTGGCCTCCGCCTACGGTGGCGTGGTCGGCGTGCCGGTGTTGTTCGATAGCGCCCTCTACCTGGAATTGCTCATCCTGGAAGGGGACGCCGGCGCGCGCTCCGTGATCGAGAGGTACCCGCAGCACGGCGTGGCCATCACGCTGGAGGATGGCTGGCAGGACGTGGATACCCCGGAGGACCTGGCCAGGCTGGCCGGCGGGAAGTGA
- a CDS encoding phosphodiester glycosidase family protein gives MWRHVVILLLLLFPGLVFARAGPPDVAGHWAEGRVRDLLARGIVELYPDGTFRPQQPVSRARFAAWLVAAKGLPLLPAEPMTFSDVHPTSPLAAHIRTADAYGILPTMAQFRPADPLARLEAVEWTVRALGHTFESAYLASAALPFEDVQGLPPLARGMVAVAVLGSPPLLREPPSSHLRPHDPITRGEAASLAWAYLQALEQPAALRATFPLGEGVTLVMEKRGALRALPLWRVQVGAFLDPERAARLAEEMRRRNLPAVVESQDAFFKVRVGNFATRPEAEALAERLAAEGLPTFLVQAVRDPEALLGPVWSAVLVLEGQRGGSLRLRPALAAGQVPGRERTSEIARREGALAAVNGGFFAPGGDPLGCLMIDGELISEPVRGRTCLGILRDGQILLDVLDFDATVSTSTASATVHGVNRERGRDELIVYRRTYGSSTRTNGLGAEAVVVGDVVQRVAAGQGNAPIPPDGYVLSGHGRAAAWIREQLQPGQRIALRLRLVPSSGDPRWQEVVHVVGGGPRLLAGGRYVGGEGFPTAFVQRRHPRTAVARLADGRLILAVIDGRQPYHSLGVTLPELAAFLRALGATDALNLDGGGSTTLVVRGTVVNLPSDEAGERPVSDALLVLRSAAP, from the coding sequence ATGTGGCGGCACGTTGTCATCCTGCTCCTCCTGCTGTTCCCCGGACTGGTGTTCGCCCGGGCCGGGCCACCCGACGTGGCGGGACACTGGGCGGAAGGGCGCGTCCGGGACCTGTTGGCCCGGGGGATCGTCGAACTCTATCCCGACGGGACCTTCCGCCCGCAGCAGCCGGTGTCCCGGGCGCGCTTCGCCGCCTGGCTGGTGGCGGCAAAAGGCCTGCCCCTGCTGCCCGCGGAGCCAATGACCTTCTCCGACGTCCATCCCACCTCGCCGCTGGCCGCGCACATCCGCACCGCCGACGCCTACGGCATCCTGCCGACGATGGCGCAGTTCCGCCCGGCGGATCCGCTGGCGCGGCTGGAGGCCGTGGAGTGGACGGTACGGGCGCTGGGGCACACCTTCGAGAGTGCCTACCTGGCCAGCGCGGCGCTGCCCTTCGAGGACGTGCAGGGGCTGCCGCCGCTGGCGCGGGGCATGGTGGCAGTCGCCGTACTGGGCTCACCACCATTGTTGCGCGAGCCGCCCTCCTCGCACCTGCGTCCGCACGACCCGATCACCCGGGGGGAGGCGGCGAGCCTGGCCTGGGCCTACCTGCAGGCACTGGAGCAGCCCGCAGCGCTGCGCGCCACTTTCCCGCTGGGCGAGGGCGTCACCCTGGTCATGGAGAAACGCGGGGCGCTGCGGGCCCTGCCGCTGTGGCGAGTGCAGGTGGGCGCCTTCCTGGACCCGGAGCGAGCGGCGCGTCTGGCCGAGGAGATGCGGCGGCGCAACCTGCCGGCGGTAGTGGAGAGCCAGGACGCGTTCTTTAAGGTGCGCGTGGGCAACTTCGCCACCCGCCCCGAGGCGGAGGCGCTGGCGGAGCGGCTGGCGGCGGAAGGGCTCCCCACTTTCCTGGTGCAGGCGGTGCGTGACCCCGAGGCGCTGCTCGGGCCGGTGTGGAGCGCCGTGCTGGTGCTGGAGGGCCAACGCGGTGGATCCCTGCGCCTGCGCCCCGCCCTGGCCGCAGGCCAGGTGCCGGGGCGGGAGCGCACCTCGGAGATCGCTCGCCGCGAAGGAGCGCTGGCGGCGGTCAACGGCGGCTTCTTCGCCCCGGGCGGCGATCCGCTGGGCTGCCTGATGATCGACGGGGAGCTGATCAGCGAGCCGGTGCGCGGGCGGACCTGCCTGGGTATCCTACGTGATGGACAGATCCTTCTGGATGTGCTCGACTTCGATGCCACCGTCTCCACCTCCACCGCGTCAGCGACGGTACACGGGGTGAACAGGGAGCGCGGGCGGGACGAGCTGATCGTCTACCGCCGCACCTACGGCTCCTCCACCCGCACCAACGGCCTGGGCGCGGAGGCCGTGGTGGTGGGCGACGTGGTGCAGCGCGTCGCCGCCGGTCAGGGCAACGCCCCCATCCCACCCGACGGCTACGTGCTCTCCGGTCACGGGCGGGCCGCGGCCTGGATCCGCGAGCAGCTGCAGCCCGGCCAGCGCATCGCGCTGCGCCTGCGCCTGGTGCCCTCCTCCGGGGACCCACGCTGGCAGGAGGTGGTGCACGTGGTTGGCGGCGGGCCTCGGCTGCTGGCCGGCGGTCGCTATGTGGGCGGCGAGGGCTTCCCCACCGCGTTCGTGCAGCGACGCCACCCCCGCACCGCCGTCGCCCGTCTGGCCGACGGCCGCCTGATCCTGGCCGTCATCGATGGACGGCAGCCCTACCACAGCCTGGGGGTGACCCTGCCCGAGCTGGCCGCCTTCCTGCGAGCCCTGGGGGCCACCGACGCCCTAAACCTCGACGGCGGCGGGTCAACCACGCTGGTGGTGCGTGGGACGGTGGTCAACCTCCCCTCCGACGAAGCGGGAGAGCGCCCGGTGAGCGACGCGCTGCTGGTCCTCCGCTCCGCCGCACCCTGA
- a CDS encoding acyl-CoA dehydrogenase family protein: MDDYFLLDELLSEDERLIRDTVRRFVDREVLPHIGGWWLRGEFPAHLIPQLAGLGLLGANLPAEYGAAGVSNIAYGLILQELERGDSGLRSFASVQGSLVMYPIYAFGSEEQRRRWLPALARGEVVGCFGLTEPTAGSDPAAMQTRARRVSDGWELQGTKMWITNGSLAHLAIIWAKDEEGVVRGFIVETNRPGFSAREITTKASMRASDTAELVLQEVRLPEEAALPGAVGLRAALQCLTQARYGIAWGAVGAARACLEEALTYARARVAFGRPIAQTQLIQERLVDMLQEVVKAQLLAYRLGQLKDAGKASYVHVSLAKRNNVRAALRVAREARSILGAYGITLEYHAMRHASNLESVDTYEGTYDIHTLIVGRDITGLDAF, encoded by the coding sequence ATCGACGACTACTTCCTGCTGGACGAGCTGCTATCCGAGGACGAGCGCCTCATCCGGGATACGGTGCGCCGCTTCGTCGACCGGGAGGTGCTGCCGCACATCGGCGGGTGGTGGCTGCGTGGGGAGTTCCCTGCGCACCTCATCCCCCAGCTGGCCGGGCTGGGGCTGCTGGGCGCCAACCTGCCTGCGGAGTACGGGGCCGCCGGCGTGAGCAACATCGCCTACGGCCTGATCCTCCAGGAGCTGGAGCGGGGGGATTCCGGCCTGCGCTCCTTCGCCTCAGTGCAGGGATCGCTGGTCATGTACCCCATCTACGCCTTCGGCTCAGAGGAGCAGCGGCGCCGCTGGCTGCCGGCCCTGGCCCGTGGCGAGGTCGTCGGCTGCTTCGGCCTCACCGAGCCCACCGCCGGGTCCGATCCGGCAGCCATGCAGACCCGGGCTCGCCGCGTCTCCGACGGCTGGGAGCTGCAGGGGACCAAGATGTGGATTACCAACGGCTCGCTGGCGCACCTGGCCATTATCTGGGCCAAGGACGAGGAAGGCGTGGTGCGCGGCTTCATCGTGGAGACCAACCGACCAGGCTTCTCCGCGCGAGAGATCACCACCAAGGCCTCCATGCGCGCCTCCGATACCGCGGAGCTGGTGCTGCAGGAGGTGCGCCTGCCGGAGGAGGCCGCCCTGCCTGGGGCGGTGGGCCTGCGGGCGGCGCTGCAGTGTCTGACCCAGGCGCGTTACGGCATCGCCTGGGGCGCGGTAGGCGCGGCCAGGGCCTGTCTGGAGGAAGCACTGACTTACGCCCGGGCACGCGTCGCCTTCGGCCGGCCCATCGCCCAGACCCAGCTCATCCAGGAGCGGCTGGTGGATATGCTCCAGGAAGTGGTGAAGGCCCAGCTCCTGGCCTACCGGCTGGGACAGTTGAAGGACGCGGGGAAGGCCAGCTATGTGCACGTCTCCCTGGCCAAGCGCAACAATGTGCGCGCTGCGCTGCGCGTGGCCCGGGAGGCGCGTTCCATCCTAGGTGCGTATGGGATCACCCTCGAGTACCACGCCATGCGGCACGCCAGCAATCTGGAGTCGGTGGACACCTACGAGGGAACCTACGACATCCACACCCTGATCGTGGGGCGGGACATCACCGGCCTGGACGCCTTCTAG
- a CDS encoding LacI family DNA-binding transcriptional regulator, with amino-acid sequence MHGSNGRVQTGPTIRDVALHAGVSVATVSRVINDSPHKVHPVTRRRVLRAVAHLGYYPNAVAQGLRRGTTRTIALIVPDISNPFFPAVARGVEDVARRHGYALVLGNTDGDAARERAYLEILRKRWVDGVLFASASGDARPLRMLRAGGVPAVLIAREATDGEIDTVLVDSFAGMRLATAHLLRLGHRRIAYIGGPRGLPVARERLRGYRQALRDQGICPDPRLVVAGDFRVEGGRTAVRRLLARRSTFTALAAANDLMAIGAMEALRAAGRRIPDDVAVVGFDDIPFAAFVDPPLTTVAQPTYRLGALAMERLLALMRGEAGAPRRMVLKPQLVVRRSCGGPPSPRRVGGTAARLRPVPMRPAKHSVPREEMG; translated from the coding sequence ATGCATGGGTCTAACGGGCGGGTGCAGACGGGTCCCACCATCCGGGATGTGGCCCTGCACGCCGGAGTGTCTGTGGCCACCGTTTCCCGGGTGATCAACGACAGCCCGCACAAGGTGCACCCGGTGACCCGGCGGCGGGTGTTGCGGGCGGTGGCCCATCTGGGGTACTACCCCAATGCCGTGGCCCAGGGACTGCGCCGCGGGACCACGCGCACCATCGCCCTCATCGTCCCCGACATCAGCAACCCCTTCTTCCCCGCGGTTGCCCGGGGGGTGGAAGATGTGGCGCGACGGCACGGGTACGCCCTGGTCCTGGGCAACACCGATGGAGATGCGGCGCGGGAGCGTGCCTACCTGGAGATCCTGCGCAAGCGCTGGGTGGACGGCGTCCTCTTCGCCAGCGCCAGCGGAGACGCCCGGCCCCTGCGGATGCTTCGGGCCGGAGGGGTGCCCGCGGTGCTCATCGCCCGTGAGGCCACCGACGGCGAGATCGACACAGTGCTGGTGGACAGTTTCGCCGGGATGCGCCTGGCCACGGCCCACCTGCTGCGCCTGGGCCACCGGCGCATCGCCTACATCGGGGGACCGCGCGGCCTTCCGGTGGCCCGGGAGCGCCTCCGCGGCTACCGGCAGGCCCTGCGTGACCAAGGCATCTGCCCCGACCCGCGTCTGGTGGTCGCCGGCGATTTCCGGGTGGAGGGAGGCCGCACCGCCGTGCGCCGGCTGCTGGCCCGACGAAGCACCTTCACCGCGCTGGCGGCGGCCAACGACCTGATGGCCATCGGGGCCATGGAGGCGCTGCGCGCTGCCGGCCGGCGCATTCCCGACGATGTGGCCGTGGTCGGCTTCGACGACATCCCCTTCGCCGCGTTCGTCGACCCCCCGCTGACCACGGTGGCCCAGCCCACCTACCGGCTGGGGGCGCTGGCCATGGAGCGGCTCCTGGCGCTGATGCGCGGAGAGGCCGGGGCCCCCCGGCGCATGGTCTTGAAGCCGCAGCTGGTGGTGCGCCGCTCCTGCGGCGGCCCACCGTCGCCACGACGGGTGGGCGGCACCGCGGCGCGTCTGCGCCCCGTGCCCATGCGACCTGCAAAGCACTCTGTGCCAAGGGAGGAGATGGGATGA